In Arthrobacter sp. StoSoilB5, one genomic interval encodes:
- the trpS gene encoding tryptophan--tRNA ligase, whose protein sequence is MQPSADSLHLGNYLGALVNWVRMQDEYDAVFFIPDLHAITVPQDPAELARRTRVTAAQYIAGGVDVEKCTLFVQSQVPEHAQLAWVLNCITGMGEAGRMTQFKDKAQKQGSDHASVGLFTYPILQAADILLYQPHGVPVGEDQRQHVELSRDLANRFNSRFGETFQVPEPFIQKESAKIYDLQNPTAKMSKSAESPAGLINLLDDPKTVAKRIKSAVTDTETEIRYDRENKPGVSNLLTIYSAISGTPVEKIVADYQGKMYGHLKVDLAELVSGHLSPIRERANELLADPAELDRLLAHGADKAREIASATLADVYSKVGFLPYRGDAYRGEQGVR, encoded by the coding sequence ATGCAGCCCTCTGCTGACTCCCTGCACCTTGGCAACTACCTTGGCGCCCTGGTCAACTGGGTCCGCATGCAGGACGAGTACGACGCCGTATTCTTCATTCCGGATCTGCATGCCATTACCGTTCCGCAGGATCCTGCCGAACTCGCCCGCCGCACCAGGGTCACTGCCGCCCAGTACATCGCTGGCGGAGTGGACGTGGAGAAGTGCACCCTGTTCGTGCAATCGCAGGTTCCGGAGCACGCCCAGCTCGCCTGGGTACTGAACTGCATCACGGGCATGGGTGAAGCCGGCCGCATGACCCAGTTCAAGGACAAGGCGCAGAAGCAGGGATCGGACCACGCCAGCGTCGGCCTCTTTACCTATCCCATCCTGCAGGCCGCAGACATCCTGCTCTACCAGCCGCACGGCGTACCCGTGGGCGAAGACCAGCGCCAGCACGTGGAGCTCAGCCGGGATCTCGCCAACCGCTTCAACAGCCGTTTCGGCGAGACGTTCCAGGTGCCCGAGCCCTTCATCCAGAAGGAATCGGCAAAGATTTACGATCTCCAGAACCCCACGGCCAAGATGTCCAAGTCTGCCGAGTCACCCGCGGGCCTCATCAACCTGCTCGATGACCCCAAGACCGTGGCCAAGCGCATCAAATCCGCTGTCACTGATACTGAGACCGAGATCCGCTACGACCGTGAAAACAAGCCGGGCGTCTCCAACTTGCTCACCATTTACTCGGCTATCAGCGGCACTCCGGTGGAGAAAATCGTCGCCGATTACCAGGGCAAGATGTATGGCCACCTCAAGGTAGACCTCGCCGAACTCGTCTCCGGTCACCTTTCACCCATCCGTGAGCGTGCCAACGAGCTCCTGGCGGATCCGGCTGAACTTGACCGTCTCCTGGCTCACGGTGCGGACAAAGCCCGTGAGATCGCTTCGGCAACGCTCGCGGACGTCTACTCCAAGGTGGGCTTCCTGCCCTACCGCGGGGATGCTTACCGCGGCGAGCAAGGAGTCCGCTAA
- a CDS encoding 2'-5' RNA ligase family protein translates to MCAAGQLNVQTGTPQGVGPDESRQPAVTGTDCGAGDTMCVGVILGFPPEIARELQAWRASFGDPMADVIPAHITLITTTPTQDWAATRDHVRDVARSQEPFTITISGTGSFRPVSPVVFVNVEEGFEECVQLHEKLQTGPLERLLPFPYHPHVTVAHDVSKENLDEAETVLRDYRATFPVVSMGLYEHDTNGIWQLREELDFGGDTDKTQQAESTSTGGQSSAAN, encoded by the coding sequence ATGTGCGCAGCTGGCCAGCTCAACGTCCAGACCGGTACCCCTCAAGGCGTCGGTCCGGACGAATCCCGCCAGCCCGCGGTTACCGGCACCGATTGCGGTGCCGGTGACACCATGTGCGTTGGCGTGATCCTCGGTTTCCCACCGGAGATCGCGCGGGAACTGCAGGCCTGGAGGGCATCGTTTGGCGATCCCATGGCTGACGTCATCCCCGCCCACATCACGCTTATCACCACCACGCCCACCCAGGACTGGGCCGCCACCCGGGACCACGTGCGCGATGTCGCCCGCTCGCAGGAACCGTTCACCATCACCATTTCCGGCACTGGTTCTTTCCGGCCCGTTTCGCCGGTGGTGTTCGTTAACGTCGAAGAGGGTTTTGAAGAGTGTGTACAACTGCACGAAAAACTCCAGACAGGTCCGCTTGAGCGGTTGCTTCCCTTCCCTTACCACCCGCATGTCACCGTGGCCCATGATGTTTCCAAGGAGAACCTCGACGAGGCCGAAACGGTCCTGAGAGATTACCGGGCAACCTTCCCAGTGGTTAGCATGGGACTCTACGAGCACGACACCAATGGAATTTGGCAGCTACGGGAAGAGCTCGACTTTGGCGGCGACACTGACAAAACGCAGCAGGCGGAATCAACATCCACAGGCGGACAATCCTCCGCTGCCAACTGA
- a CDS encoding YihY/virulence factor BrkB family protein: MAATLTKRSRRNQHPQADNPPLPTELAKLKLQLLHKRQDWGHAKRAGEGLPKRAGALFALLLARLNTNRAMRSFQNYTRQHGPLLSAGIGFNMFFSVTGLLTTGFAIAGIVLGGNPVLEDAVIRSVASAAPGLLQVNGGEGLVDPQSLLNPSGLGWTAVIAAAVTIFTSLGWIASVREGLRGVTDANPLQRSPVLQKLIDAGTLLLLGVILVVSAGASLVFGTAAAWIFDLLRLDEAVAAPVAAVVKVVVPLLLNCATAAVLFHIAGGLKLGRQAFIEGVALAGIGTTVLQLFSTELLARAGHNPVLASFAIIIGLLIWFNLVSQVYLVSASWAAIREADTAGGETPRKKVLGSRRTTPRT; this comes from the coding sequence TTGGCGGCGACACTGACAAAACGCAGCAGGCGGAATCAACATCCACAGGCGGACAATCCTCCGCTGCCAACTGAGCTGGCCAAGCTAAAACTTCAACTCCTTCATAAGCGGCAGGACTGGGGCCACGCCAAGCGCGCCGGTGAAGGCCTGCCGAAGAGGGCCGGTGCCCTTTTTGCCCTCCTGCTCGCAAGGCTGAACACCAACCGGGCCATGCGATCCTTCCAGAACTACACCCGGCAGCACGGGCCACTTCTGAGTGCCGGGATCGGCTTCAACATGTTCTTCTCCGTCACAGGTCTCCTTACTACTGGTTTTGCCATCGCCGGGATCGTCCTGGGCGGCAACCCGGTGCTCGAAGACGCAGTCATTCGCAGTGTCGCCTCTGCGGCTCCGGGGCTCCTCCAAGTGAATGGCGGCGAAGGACTCGTCGACCCGCAATCGCTGCTCAATCCCTCCGGTCTCGGATGGACAGCCGTCATTGCGGCAGCGGTCACCATCTTCACGTCGCTTGGCTGGATTGCCAGCGTCAGGGAAGGCCTGCGGGGTGTGACGGACGCAAACCCCCTGCAACGCAGCCCCGTCCTGCAGAAATTGATCGACGCCGGTACGCTCCTGCTCCTTGGGGTGATCCTCGTAGTCAGTGCCGGCGCTTCCCTGGTCTTTGGCACGGCCGCTGCCTGGATCTTCGACCTTCTCAGGTTGGATGAAGCGGTCGCCGCGCCCGTGGCAGCCGTCGTCAAGGTGGTGGTCCCCCTCCTGCTGAACTGCGCGACGGCGGCCGTGTTGTTCCATATTGCAGGTGGCCTCAAGTTGGGGCGCCAGGCGTTCATCGAAGGAGTTGCGCTGGCTGGCATAGGTACCACGGTGCTTCAGTTATTCAGCACGGAACTCCTCGCCAGGGCAGGACACAACCCCGTCCTCGCCTCGTTCGCCATCATCATCGGCCTGCTCATCTGGTTCAACCTGGTAAGCCAGGTGTATCTCGTTTCCGCTTCGTGGGCCGCTATCCGCGAGGCGGACACTGCAGGCGGGGAGACGCCTCGCAAGAAGGTCCTGGGTTCACGCCGAACAACGCCCCGGACATAG
- a CDS encoding cation diffusion facilitator family transporter: protein MESSSEGIRAVKFSLLGLGATSLFQLAIVLVSGSVALLADTVHNFSDALTAVPLWVAFLLGRRPATRTYTHGFGRAEDLAGLFIVAMIALSAVIAAVESIHRFFAPQPVQNLGWVMAAGLVGFAGNELVAIYRIRVGRRIGSAALVADGIHARTDGFTSLAVIAGVIGIWVGFPLADPIVGLLISAVISVLLWGTIRDIGRRLMDGVDPALTDKLGAVVHKHAPAESTSRLRWSGHKLHAEIRVPASALTDLAELSKLSGELKHAATHSLPNVGSVTVIPVFVKRTQEDR from the coding sequence ATGGAATCGAGCTCCGAAGGAATCCGCGCGGTCAAGTTCTCACTGCTCGGACTCGGCGCCACGTCACTTTTCCAGTTGGCCATAGTCTTGGTTAGCGGTTCGGTGGCACTGCTGGCCGACACGGTGCACAACTTTTCAGATGCCCTCACGGCAGTGCCGCTGTGGGTTGCGTTTCTGCTTGGTCGGCGTCCGGCCACCCGCACCTATACCCATGGCTTCGGCCGAGCCGAAGACCTCGCCGGATTGTTTATCGTGGCCATGATCGCCCTCTCCGCGGTCATCGCTGCCGTCGAGTCCATCCACCGTTTCTTCGCACCACAACCAGTTCAGAACCTGGGGTGGGTTATGGCTGCAGGGCTGGTCGGGTTCGCCGGTAACGAACTCGTCGCGATCTACCGGATCCGAGTCGGCCGAAGGATAGGATCAGCAGCCTTGGTCGCCGACGGAATCCATGCCCGCACGGACGGCTTCACGTCCTTGGCGGTGATCGCCGGCGTCATCGGTATCTGGGTGGGATTCCCGCTGGCCGACCCCATCGTGGGTCTGTTGATCTCCGCTGTCATCAGCGTGCTGCTTTGGGGAACAATCCGTGACATCGGCCGCAGGCTCATGGACGGCGTCGATCCGGCCCTTACTGACAAACTTGGAGCAGTGGTACATAAGCACGCCCCTGCCGAATCCACCTCCCGGCTCAGATGGTCCGGCCATAAACTGCACGCCGAAATCAGAGTCCCCGCATCGGCCCTCACTGACCTTGCTGAGCTGTCCAAACTGTCCGGCGAACTCAAACACGCAGCGACGCATTCCCTGCCCAACGTGGGCTCAGTCACCGTCATTCCAGTGTTTGTGAAGCGAACCCAAGAGGACCGCTGA
- a CDS encoding sugar ABC transporter substrate-binding protein produces MTRKSLRRMRKSVAFMAAVGMLGLTVACSSPSSNQPQDGPVEIRFSWWGNAGRAELTNKAIKEFEAANPNIKVKPEYGDIGGYFDKLATQVAANDAPDVITMGGAYPAEYANRGALLDLAKVSGPLDLSAMDQGALENGQVQGKQYGVSTGANALAIVVNPAVFQAAGVAVPDDSTWSWDDFAKVAAEVTAKSPKGTYGTATVLTHDSLDAFARQRGKSLYTQDGQLGLDKDTVQDYFDFSVKLSESGAAPSASETVEKLNVSTEQTLMGMGQAGMMLTWSNSLSALSKASGAGLKLLKLPGETPTPGIWLQSSQFYTISARSKHTDAAAKLVNFLVNNEAAAKIIQSDRGVPSNSSMRTAIQDLLTPQGKVEAAYIDQIGKMDFAPTFIGPTGSTAVSEITARINTEVLFKRLTPEKAAEQWLSESKAAIGK; encoded by the coding sequence ATGACGCGTAAATCTCTCCGTCGCATGCGAAAGTCAGTAGCATTCATGGCTGCCGTCGGCATGCTGGGCCTCACCGTGGCGTGCTCGAGTCCCTCGTCCAATCAGCCCCAAGACGGCCCTGTGGAAATCCGGTTCTCTTGGTGGGGCAACGCCGGAAGGGCAGAGCTGACCAACAAAGCCATCAAGGAATTCGAAGCAGCCAACCCGAACATCAAAGTGAAGCCGGAATATGGCGACATCGGTGGCTACTTCGACAAGTTGGCCACGCAAGTGGCTGCCAATGATGCCCCCGACGTCATCACCATGGGCGGCGCCTACCCGGCCGAATACGCCAACCGCGGTGCCCTCCTGGACCTCGCCAAGGTCAGCGGCCCACTGGATCTGTCCGCAATGGACCAAGGTGCCTTGGAAAACGGGCAGGTCCAAGGCAAGCAGTACGGCGTTTCCACCGGTGCCAATGCACTCGCCATCGTGGTGAACCCGGCGGTATTCCAGGCTGCCGGCGTTGCAGTTCCCGATGACAGCACTTGGTCCTGGGATGACTTCGCCAAGGTGGCCGCAGAGGTGACGGCAAAGAGCCCCAAAGGAACCTACGGCACAGCAACCGTGCTTACGCATGACTCGCTGGACGCCTTCGCCCGTCAGCGCGGAAAATCGCTCTACACCCAGGACGGCCAGCTGGGACTGGACAAGGACACCGTGCAGGACTACTTCGACTTTTCTGTGAAGCTCAGTGAATCGGGCGCAGCCCCCAGCGCATCAGAGACCGTGGAGAAGCTGAACGTCAGCACCGAGCAGACACTGATGGGCATGGGGCAGGCTGGCATGATGCTCACCTGGTCCAATTCCCTGTCCGCACTGAGCAAAGCATCGGGCGCTGGGTTGAAGCTGCTCAAGCTGCCCGGCGAAACACCCACGCCCGGCATCTGGCTCCAGTCCTCACAGTTCTACACCATCTCTGCACGCAGCAAGCACACGGATGCCGCCGCCAAGCTGGTGAACTTCCTTGTGAACAACGAGGCCGCAGCCAAGATCATCCAGAGTGACCGCGGCGTGCCCAGCAACTCCAGCATGCGCACTGCCATCCAGGACCTGCTGACACCCCAGGGCAAGGTCGAGGCCGCTTATATCGACCAGATCGGCAAGATGGATTTTGCCCCCACCTTTATCGGTCCCACCGGTTCAACCGCGGTCTCCGAGATCACCGCCCGCATCAACACAGAGGTCCTGTTCAAGCGGCTGACACCGGAAAAGGCCGCCGAGCAATGGCTCAGCGAAAGCAAAGCCGCCATCGGCAAGTAG
- a CDS encoding alpha/beta fold hydrolase: MSRSEKISFTGSTGDALAGIVDVPEGPVRGWGVYSHGLTLGKDSPAASRICKGLAEQGVGMLRFDNLGLGGSAGEWSAGSFSVKVADTILAADFMREQGRGISLLVGHSFGGAAVLAAARDIPGLNAVVTVGAPYEPKHVEHMFDAEIDSILRDGSAVVDLGGRPMEIRRHFVEDVERADLRDCIRTLHKPLMVMHSPTDNTVGIDNASEIFRTARHPRSFISLEGSEHLLTGKGQAARVARIIGAWADPYLEVRDA; this comes from the coding sequence GTGTCACGCTCTGAGAAGATCAGCTTCACTGGAAGCACGGGCGATGCCCTGGCCGGCATCGTGGACGTACCTGAGGGCCCTGTCCGTGGCTGGGGCGTGTACTCGCACGGCCTGACCCTGGGCAAGGACAGCCCTGCTGCTTCCCGGATCTGCAAAGGGCTCGCCGAGCAGGGCGTGGGCATGCTCCGGTTCGACAACCTTGGCCTGGGCGGCTCCGCCGGAGAATGGTCCGCAGGCTCGTTCAGCGTCAAAGTGGCGGACACCATTCTCGCTGCCGACTTCATGCGGGAGCAGGGCAGAGGAATCTCCTTGTTGGTGGGCCACTCCTTCGGTGGCGCCGCGGTGCTGGCTGCTGCGCGCGATATCCCTGGACTCAACGCCGTGGTGACCGTGGGCGCGCCTTACGAGCCAAAGCACGTTGAGCATATGTTCGACGCCGAAATCGACTCCATCCTGCGCGACGGCAGCGCCGTGGTCGACCTGGGCGGCAGGCCCATGGAAATCCGCCGCCACTTTGTTGAAGACGTGGAACGCGCTGACCTGCGCGACTGCATCCGCACCCTCCACAAGCCTTTGATGGTGATGCACTCCCCCACGGACAACACCGTGGGCATCGACAACGCCAGTGAGATCTTCCGTACTGCGAGGCATCCACGGAGCTTCATTTCGCTGGAGGGCAGTGAGCACCTCCTGACGGGCAAGGGACAGGCGGCACGTGTTGCGCGGATTATCGGCGCGTGGGCGGATCCGTATCTGGAAGTCCGCGACGCCTAA